A segment of the Lelliottia amnigena genome:
CATAGGGAGAGGGGATTGTTTTCTCCCTCTCCCTATGGGAGAGGGCAGGGGTGAGGGGACACAAACCGCACCATCCAACAGGAGCCACCATGCACACTCATCATCTGCTTGCTGCTTCACTCTCATTGCTGGCGACGGCTGCCGTTGCCCAGCCGCAGTACGCCTGGGTCGGGACGTATAATCCGAACGGTGAAGGGCTGTACCGATTTACCGTCGATCCGCAAACCGGCGCGCTCGACCATAAAACGCGGGCCAGCACGCTGGCGAATGCCGCGCAGTTGACCGTCTCGTTCGATGGCAAAACGCTGTATCTGGCGAGCGAAGTGGAGCAAGGCGTGGTGCAGGCGCTGCGTATTGGTGATAACGGCGAGCTGAGCGCGTTAAATCAGGTCGCCTCAGGCGGCGCGGGCCCTGTTTATCTGTCGCTGACGCCAAACGGTCGTCATTTGCTGGTGGCAAACTACGTCAGCGGTTCGATTGCGGTGCTGCCGGTGAAATCTGACGGCAGCCTCGGCGAGGCCACAGACACCCATCAGGATCGGGGCGAACCGGGCGCAGCAGCACCCGAAGCCGCCGTGGAAGGCAGTTTTGCGATAAGCGATCATAACGGTCCGCACGCGCACATGATCGCTGCCGATCCGAGCGGGAAGTTTGTCTTTTCAACCGATCTGGGTCTGGATCGGATCTACCAGTACCGTTTTGACGATCGCAGCGGAAAGCTCACCCCGAACGATCCGCCGTTTATCAACGCATCCTCGAAAGGTGCGGGGCCGCGCCATTTTGTCTTCACGCCAAAAGGCGATGGACTGTGGCTGATTAACGAAGAGGCATCGACGCTGACCCATTATTCGCTCGATAGCACCTCGGGTACGCTGAAAGAGGGCAAAACGATCTCCGCGCTGCCGAACGCCTACAAAGGGACCAGCTTTGCCGCGGGCCTGGTGTTGAGCCGCGACGGCAAACAGCTGTACGTCGCTAACCGTTTGCATAACAGCATCGCGCACTTTACCGTAACGGCGGACGGAGCGCTGACGCACCAGAACGATGTCTGGACGCGTGGCGATTACCCGCGCACGCTGACGCTTGATAATCAGGGGCGCTGGCTGTACGTCATGAATCAGCGTAGCGATAACATTACCCGTTTTCGCGTTGAGCCAGACGGTAAGCTACGCTTTGAGCCGGACTATACGCCGGTTGGCAGCCCATCCCAGATGGTCATTTCACCAGGGCCATGAGCCGTAAGAGGACACCGACGTGCGATTTCCGAACCAACGTTTAGCGCAACTGTTTGATTTGTTGCAAAACGAGACGCTGCCGCAGGACGAGCTGGCGCAGCGCCTTTCGGTCTCAACACGTACCGTCCGCGCTGATATCACGGCCCTGAATGCGCTCCTGGCGAGTCACGGCGCGCAGTTTATTTTGAGCCGAGGCAACGGCTACCAGCTTAAAATCGACGATGCCGCGCGCTATCAGTCATTGCAGGATTCCCGTCCGCGCGCGCTGCGTATCCCGCGTACCGGACAAGAACGAGTGCACTATCTGGTAGTGCGATTTCTCACTGCCGCTTTCTCTTTAAAGCTAGAAGATTTGGCTGATGAATGGTTTGTCAGCCGCGCCACGTTGCAAAGCGATATGGTGGACGTGCGCGAGTGGTTTCACCGCTACAATCTGACGCTCGAAACCCGCCCGCGTCACGGCATGAAACTCTTCGGAAGCGAAATGTCCGTGCGCGCGTGCCTGACCGATCTGCTGTGGGAACTGGCGCAGCAGGACAGCCTGAATCCGCTGGTGACCGAAATCGCCCTGAACGTCGGCGTGCCGGAGCAACTGGTTGGCGTGCTGCACGACACGCTCACGCGCCATCACATTCGTCTCACGGATGAAGGCGAGCTGTTTGTACGCCTGTACTGTGCGGTGTCGGTACGGCGCATCGGCGAGGGTTATCCGCTGCCGGAATTTAATGCCGAAGATGTGGAAGAGAACGTGCGCGCCGCCGCGCGGGATATCGCCGCTGCCATTTCGCAACTGGCGGATAAAGCGCTTTCGCCTTCAGAAGAGAACTGGCTGTGCGTCCATCTGGCGTCCCGTCAAATCCAGGAGATTGCCCCAAGTGCCATCAACGCCGACGACGACGAAGCGCTGGTCAATTACATCCTGCGCTACATCAACACGCACTATAACTACAATCTGCTGAACGATGCGCAGCTGCACGCAGATTTGCTGACGCATATTAAAACCATGATCACCCGCGTGCGTTACCAAATCATGATCCCCAACCCGCTGCTGGAAAATATCAAGCAACACTATCCGATGGCGTGGGACATGACGCTGGCGGCGGTCTCTGGCTGGGGAAAATACACCCCCTATATCATCAGCGAAAACGAAATTGGTTTTCTGGTGCTGCATATCGGCGTCGGGCTGGAGCGCCATTACAACGTCGGCTATCAGCGTCAGCCGCGCGTGCTTTTGGTGTGTGATGCCGGTAACGCGATGGCGCGCATGATCGAGGCGGTGCTGCAACGCAAATATCCGCAGATAGACGTGACGCGCACCGTCACGCTGCGCGAGTACGAACTGGCGGAAAACATCAGCGAAGATTTTGTTATTTCGACCGCGCGGATCAGCGAAAAGGCCAAACCGGTGGTTTTGATTGCACCGTTCCCAACCGATTATCAGCTGGAGCAGATCGGCAAGCTGGTGCTGGTGGACCGCACGCGCCCGTGGATGCTGGAGAAATATTTCGATGCGGCGCATTTCCGCGTGATTAATAAACCCGTCGATCAGCAAACGCTGTTCCAGGAACTCTGTTCGCAGCTCGAAGCGGAAGGATTCGTTGGCGCGGAATTTCTCGACTCGGTAGTGGAGCGTGAGGCGATTGTCAGCACCATGCTCGGCGACGGCATTGCGCTGCCGCACTCCCTCGGTCTGATGGCGCAAAAAACGGTGGTCTACACCGTGCTGGCCCCGCAGGGCATCCAATGGGGCGATGAAACGGCGCACGTCATTTTCCTGCTGGCGATCAGCAAAAGCGAGTACGAAGAGGCGATGGCGATCTACGATATTTTTGTCACTTTCCTGCGGGAGCGGGCAATGACGCGGCTGTGCGCCTGTCACGATTTTGATGAGTTTAACGCGGTGGCGATGGAGAGTTTGAGTCGTTTTTGAAGGTGAGGGCGGAGAGTCGAAATCCGCCTTCATTTAGCGCAAATGATGGACCACCTGGTTGCTGCTGCCGCGCCAGATCAGCGCCGGGTCTTTTAAATCCTGCACAAATTTACCGTCGACCAGCACGTTGATCAGATCAACCACGTCCTTCTGCGCATCACTCAGTTCATCCAGCCGGTAGCCGGTCCAGACCCAAATATCTTTGCCTGCACACTCTGCGCGAATGCGTTTTACCAGCGCGAGAATATCCGGCACGTTCTGCGGATGCAGGGGGTCGCCGCCCGAAAGGGTAATTCCCTGGCGCTTTATCCGCGTGTCGTTGAGGTCGTCAATGATGCGATCCGCCATCTCGTCGGTAAACGGCTGGCCTGAGTTCAGACGCCAGGTGCTTTTGTTATAGCAGCCCGGGCATTCGTGAACGCACCCTGAAACAAACAGGGTGCAGCGTGTGCCAGGGCCGTTGACGATGTCGACGGGGTAGTAGTTGTGATATCGCATAGCGGTGTCCAGAAAGAATGTGCTGTCTGATGCCCTCACCCCGGCCCTCTCCCACAGGGAGAGGGGGCAAGAGGGTTGCTCCCCCCTTGAGGGAAAGGCGAAAAGCATGTCGCTCGATCGGTTCCCACCCCGTTAAGGGAAAGGGGTAAACGCGTTGCTCGATCGGTTCCCACCCCGTTAAGGGTAAGGGGTAAACTTGTTGCTCGATCGGTTCTCACCCCGTTAAGGGAAAGGGGTAAACGCCTTGCTCGATCGGTTCCCTCTCCCTTGAGGGAGAGGGTGAGGGGAAAGTATCGCGCTACAACGTTAACCGATCTGCCCATTTCCCAAATGCTTCACGCGGCGTTTCACTTCTTCTTGCTTACCGGCGTTGAACGGACGTGCGTCCGGGCTGCCAAGATAACCGCACACGCGGCGGGTCACCGAGACGCGCGCGGCGTCGTGGTTGCCGCATTTCGGACAGGTAAAGCCTTTGCTGGTGCATTCAAACTCACCGGTAAAGCCGCACTCGTAGCACTCATCAATCGGCGTATTTGTCCCGTAGTACGGCACGTGCTGATAGCTGTAATCCCACACGTCTTCCAGCGCTTTCAGGTTGTGCTGAATGTTCGGGTACTCGCCGTAACAGATGAAGCCGCCGCTCGCCACCGGCGGATAAGCCGCTTCAAAGTCAATTTTGTCGTACGGATTGACCTTTTTCTCGACGTCGAGGTGGAAGCTGTTGGTGTAGTAGCCTTTGTCGGTCACGCCATCCACCACACCAAACTCGGCGGTATCCAGGCGGCAGAAACGGTCGCACAGGTTTTCGCTCGGCGTGCTGTACAGGCTAAAGCCATAGCCGGTTTCGTCTTTCCACAGGTCGACGGCATCGCGCAGACGCTGAACGATCGCCACGCCTTTGGCACGCAGCGCTTCGCTGTCATAGACATGTTGATCGCCAAACAGCGCGTTGATGGTTTCGTGAATACCGATATAGCCCAGAGAAATCGACGCGCGGCCGTTCTTAAAGATTTCAGAAACGTCGTCGTCTGCTTTCAGACGCACGCCGCAGGCGCCTTCCATATACAGAATAGGTGCCACGCGGGCTTTAACGCCTTCGAGACGCGCGATGCGGGTCATCAGCGCTTTGCGCGCCAACACCAGTCGCTCGTCCAGCAAGTTCCAGAACGCCTCTTCGTTGCCTTTGGCTTCCAGCGCGATGCGTGGCAGGTTCAGGCTGATCACGCCCAGATTGTTGCGCCCATCATGGACCTGCTCGCCGTTTTCATCCTCATACACGCCAAGGAAACTGCGACAGCCCATGGGCGTTTTGAACGAACCGGTGACTTTCACCACCTGGTCGTAGTTCAGAATATCCGGATACATGCGCTTGCTTGCGCATTCCAGCGCCAGCTGTTTGATGTCGTAGTTTGCGTCACCAAACTTGTGGTTCAGACCATCGCGGATCGCAAACACCAGTTTTGGGAACACGGCCGTTTTGCGGTTTTTGCCAAGGCCTGAAATGCGGTTGCGCAGAATCGACTGCTGAATCAGACGTGATTCCCAGCTCGTTCCTAAACCAAATCCAAAGGTCACAAACGGTGTCTGGCCGTTGGCGGTGTGCAGCGTGTTCACTTCATATTCCAGCGACTGGAACGCGTCATAGCACTCTTTTTCGGTGCGGGAATGGGCGTATCCGTCTGCGTCTGGGATCTGCCACTCTTCGGCTACTTTACGGTGTTTTTTTGAAGCTTTCAGCAACGAACGGCGCGAGCACCTCGTCGATGCGGTTAATGGTCGTCCCGCCGTAAATATGGCTGGCGACCTGCGCAATAATTTGCGCCGTTACCGCCGTCGCCGTGGAAATTGATTTTGGCGGCTCGATCTCGGCGTTACCCATTTTAAAGCCGTGGGTCAGCATGCCTTTTAGATCGATCAGCATACAGTTGAACATCGGGAAGAACGGGGAGTAATCGAGATCGTGATAGTGGATCTCACCGCGCTCATGCGCCTGTACCACGTCGCGCGGCAGCAGGTGCTGGCGGGCATAGTGTTTGGCGACAATCCCGGCCAGCAGATCGCGCTGCGTCGGGATCACTTTGCTGTCTTTGTTGGCGTTTTCGTTGAGCAGCGCCGAGTTGGTCTGCTCGACCAGACCACGAATTTCCTGGTTCAGGCGACCGCGCTTTTCACGCTGAATATCGCGATCGTGGCGGTACTCAATGTAGGCGCGCGCCAGCTGTTTATGTGGGCCAGACATCAGCTGGTTTTCGACCGCCGTCTGGATCTCATTGATATCCACCTGACTGCGCTCATTCATCTGCTGGCTGACGATTTCTGCGACGGTGGCGCAGTAATCTGCGTCATCGACTCCCGCTGCTTTAGCTGCACGCAAAATGGCTTCTTTGATGCGCTCTGACTTAAACGGCACTTTACAGCCATCTCGTTTCATCACATGCGGTGTCATGATCACTCCATTAAAAACAGGTTATCCACAGAGGTGGGGAAGTATGCATTGAGCAGATTTATAGATGCTCCAGCCACTTCCCTCGTTTTCGACCCGTGTTATCCACAACTCCGGCCGACGTCGGCGCCGTTGTATTGTTGGAATAGTAGACGAAAAATACAATATGTAGGGTCGGCGTGCATTTTAAGTTCTATATGTAGTGATTTGCATCAAAGATGTTTGCGATTTTTTTGATTCAGAACAAAGTAAACGGACGAGAGTACAAACGACGGGCACTACAGGGTTTGTAAATTTAGGCGGGAAAATTCTGATTAATTATTCAACTAAAACATGCTTGTAACGCCGGGCAACAGGAGGATTGTCCGGCGTTTTTCGTCAGTCTTGCAGCCACCAGATGGGCTTCGAAGGGGGCGCAGGGTCATGGCAGCCAGGGTATTGGCGGCTTCGTCGTAGTTACTGAGCACCACGCGCCAGTTCCCCTCTTGGGCAGTCGGATGCCACTGCTGGCATTCTCGGCTCAGGTTAGCGGCGACAATCAGCGTCTGCCCTTGCCACTGGCGGCGATAGCACCACAGAGACGGGTGCTCGGGCAGGAGATCCTGATAGTCGCCCCAGGTCAGTACCGGCAGCGTTTTGCGCAGCTGAATCAACGTCTGATAGGTGTAAAAAACAGAGTCTGGATCCTGTAGCGCTGCGGCGACGTTAATCGTGGCGACGTTATCGCAAAGATCGATCCAGCGGTTCACCCTGCGTAAATCCCCCGTGTTGGCTGGCGTCCCACTGCATGGGCGTCCGACCATTGTCGCGGGATTTACTCGCCAGAATCGCCAGAAGTTCGTCCGTTTCGCGGCCTTTTTCACGATTTTCAGCGAACATGTTGTGGCTTTCGACATCGCGATAGTCGGTGATACGGGTGAAGTGCGGATTGGTCATACCGATCTCTTCGCCCTGATAAATGTACGGCGTGCCCTGCATCCCGTGCAGGACCATACCGAGCATTTTGGCGGCGGGCACGCGGTATTCGCCCTCATCGCCAAAGCGCGACACAATGCGCGGCTGATCGTGATTACACCAGAACAGCGCATTCCACGCCTTATTGTGCATCCCTTGCTGCCAGTGGCTGAACAGGGTTTTAAGCGCCACGAAATCGGGCAACGCCTGCGTCCATTTTTCGCCGTTCGGGTAATCCACCTTTAAATGGTGGAAGTTGAACGTCATCGACAGTTCGCGCCCGTCCAGCGCTGCGTACTGCTGGCAATTTTCCAGCGAGGTGGATGACATCTCGCCCACGGTCATCAGCGCGCGCGGGGTAAACACGTCGCGGCTCATCTCCTGCAAAAATTCGTGTACGCGCGGCCCGTCGGTGTAGAAGCGACGCCCGTCGCCGAGGTTATCGTCGGGGAAATCCTGCTGTTTGGAGATCAGGTTAATCACGTCGAGACGCAAACCGTCCACGCCGCGATCGGCCCAGAACTCGCAGACTTTTTTCAGCTCTGCGCGCACCTCGGTGTTTTCCCAGTTGAGATCCGCCTGCTCGGGCGCAAATAAGTGCAAATAATATTGCTCGCTCTCGGCGTGCCAGCGCCAGGCGTTGCCGCCAAATTTGGAGCGCCAGTTGTTTGGCAGGGCATCCGGCGTGCCGTCGCGCCAGATGTAAAATTGGCGATACGGGCTCGCTTTGTTGAGCGATTCGCGGAACCACGCGTGCTGCGTGGAGGTGTGGTTGAGCACCATGTCGAGCACGATGCGAATCCCCCGCGTATGCGCCTGCGCCACCAGTTCGTCAAAATCATCCAGCGTGCCGTAGGCCGGGTCGATGGCGGTGTAATTCGCCACGTCGTAGCCGTTATCCACCTGCGGGGAGATGTAGAACGGGGTCAGCCAAATCGCGTCGATGCCGAGGGTTTTGAGGTAGTCCAGACGCTGCGTCACGCCGCGCAAATCGCCGGTGCCGCTTCCGGTGGTGTCCTGGAAACTCTTTGGGTAAATCTGATAGATGACGCCGTTTTGCCACCAGTGAGGAAGGGTATTCATAGTTCGTTCCTGCAAATGCGAAGGGGCGCAAGTGCGCCCCGAAAGAAGAGGTTAAACAATCTGCAGCGTGCCCTGACGGAACTTACGCTGATAAACCACGGTGGTCAGCGCCATCGGTACGATAACCGCAATCGCCGTTGCCAGCGCAAACACCTGCCAGTAAGCCGGCTGGATGGAGAGAATGCCTGGCAGGCCGCCGACGCCAATTCCGTTCGCCATCACCCCGTTCAGACCGCACAGCAGCGCGGCCAGGCCGGAACCAATCATCGCGCACAGCATCGGGAAACGATATTTCAGGTTGATGCCGTACATCGCCGGTTCGGTCACGCCGAGATAGGCGGAGATTGCAGCCGGAACCGAGATTTCGCGTTCATTGTGTTTGCGGCTGACGATGATAATGCCCGTTACCGCTGAAGCCTGAGCGATGTTAGACAGGGCGATCAGCGGCCACACTGGCGTACCGCCGAGGCTCTGGATCATCTGCATATCAATCGCCAGCGTGGTCTGATGGACGCCGGTTATCACCAGCGGGGCATACAGGAAGCCAAACAGCGCCGCACCAATCGGCGCAAAGCTGCCGGTCATCAGGTGACGCACCGCGAAGGCCACGCCGTCGCCAATCATGCGGCCAAACGGACCGATAAACGCGTGGGCGAGGAATACCGCCAGAATCAGTGAACAGACCGGAACGACCACCAGATAGAGATAATCCGGCACGATGCGTTTCAGGCGCGTCTCAATAAAGCCCAGCGCCAGGCCCGCCAGCAGCGCCGGAATCACCTGCGCCTGGTAGCCCACTTTCGCGATAGTAAACATCCCGAAGTTCCAGACGTCCGGTACTTGCTGCCCCAGTAAGTAAGCGTTCATTAACTGCGGAGAGACCAGCGTAATGCCCAGCACGATACCCAGAATCGGCGTTCCGCCCATTTTGCGCACCGCTGACCAACAAATCCCGACGGGCAGATAGAAGAAGATCGCTTCACCAATCAGCCACAGGAAATCGTAAATGCTTTGCAGCGCCGGATACATCTGCGCCAGCGTTTTGCCGTCGCTTATCGGCACGTCGCCGATCACGTTGCGGAAGCCCAAAATCAAGCCGCCGCTGATCAGCGCAGGCAGCAGCGGGAAGAAGATTTCTGCGAAGTGGGAAATCAGCTGCTCGTGCCATTTCATGTTCTGGCGCGCCGCTTTTTTGGCCTGCTCTTTATCAGCCGAAGAGTGGCCTGTTGTCGCCAGTAGCGCCTGGTAGTAATCGCCCACTTCGGTGCCAATCACCACCTGGAACTGGCCGGCATTGGTGAAGCAGCCTTTGACCATCGACAGATTTTCGATGGCTTTCGGGTCGGCTTTGGCCGGGTCGTTCAGCACAAAGCGCAGGCGGGTGATGCAGTGGCTGACGGTGGCGATGTTCTCGCGTCCCCCAACCAGCACAATCAGCTGGTCGATATCGGTTTGTTTTACTTTGCTCATCATGAAGCCTCATGACAGATGTGGAGGGTAATGACCTGGACGCAAGCCTACTCTTTAAGCGTAACGACGAAAATGGGAACGTTCCCGAAATCAGGGGGAGATCACAATAACGTTAACTATCACTAAACAATTTGCGTTGAAAAAAGGGGGCAGGTGGGGGAGTCCCAGCAGCATAGACAACAGCTATGCGGCTGGGATGAACGCACGCAGCCAACGCATCTGCTGCGTGAAGTATGACGGTGAATTAAGCGATTTTGGCGGGGATAACGATTTGCCGCGGCTCGCTGCGGCCATTTATCTGCTCAATAAGCTGTGCCGCCGCCTGATGACCGGCTTCTGCATAGCCCGGATCGACGGTGATAATTTCCGGATGCAGAAACTTCATCAGCGGCGTACTGCCCACGCTCGCCAGTTGAAGATTGTCGATACGCTGCTCCTGCAAATACTTGCTTGCGCCCAGCGCGAGGGTATCCGTGGCGCAGATCAGCGCGGTGGTGTGCGGTGTTAACACGCTCGCCACCTGATCGTAACCCTGTTTCATCGCCAGTCCCGGCAGAGAGGCAACGGCGGGCAGGTTATGTTTTTTGCAGAAGGCCAGATAGGCTTCGTGACGGCGCTTACCGGTGGTGACGTCGCTGTGCGGCACGCCGAGATAGCTGATATGGCGATGCCCTGCTCGTACAGTTTTTGCATCAGGGCGCGGATCGCCCCTTCATCGTCGTAACACACGGAGGCAAATCCGCTGGCATCGCGCGCCAGCAGCACCAGCGATGCCTGCCACGGTTTCAGC
Coding sequences within it:
- a CDS encoding cycloisomerase, translated to MHTHHLLAASLSLLATAAVAQPQYAWVGTYNPNGEGLYRFTVDPQTGALDHKTRASTLANAAQLTVSFDGKTLYLASEVEQGVVQALRIGDNGELSALNQVASGGAGPVYLSLTPNGRHLLVANYVSGSIAVLPVKSDGSLGEATDTHQDRGEPGAAAPEAAVEGSFAISDHNGPHAHMIAADPSGKFVFSTDLGLDRIYQYRFDDRSGKLTPNDPPFINASSKGAGPRHFVFTPKGDGLWLINEEASTLTHYSLDSTSGTLKEGKTISALPNAYKGTSFAAGLVLSRDGKQLYVANRLHNSIAHFTVTADGALTHQNDVWTRGDYPRTLTLDNQGRWLYVMNQRSDNITRFRVEPDGKLRFEPDYTPVGSPSQMVISPGP
- the licR gene encoding transcriptional antiterminator BglG is translated as MRFPNQRLAQLFDLLQNETLPQDELAQRLSVSTRTVRADITALNALLASHGAQFILSRGNGYQLKIDDAARYQSLQDSRPRALRIPRTGQERVHYLVVRFLTAAFSLKLEDLADEWFVSRATLQSDMVDVREWFHRYNLTLETRPRHGMKLFGSEMSVRACLTDLLWELAQQDSLNPLVTEIALNVGVPEQLVGVLHDTLTRHHIRLTDEGELFVRLYCAVSVRRIGEGYPLPEFNAEDVEENVRAAARDIAAAISQLADKALSPSEENWLCVHLASRQIQEIAPSAINADDDEALVNYILRYINTHYNYNLLNDAQLHADLLTHIKTMITRVRYQIMIPNPLLENIKQHYPMAWDMTLAAVSGWGKYTPYIISENEIGFLVLHIGVGLERHYNVGYQRQPRVLLVCDAGNAMARMIEAVLQRKYPQIDVTRTVTLREYELAENISEDFVISTARISEKAKPVVLIAPFPTDYQLEQIGKLVLVDRTRPWMLEKYFDAAHFRVINKPVDQQTLFQELCSQLEAEGFVGAEFLDSVVEREAIVSTMLGDGIALPHSLGLMAQKTVVYTVLAPQGIQWGDETAHVIFLLAISKSEYEEAMAIYDIFVTFLRERAMTRLCACHDFDEFNAVAMESLSRF
- the nrdG gene encoding anaerobic ribonucleotide reductase-activating protein; translation: MRYHNYYPVDIVNGPGTRCTLFVSGCVHECPGCYNKSTWRLNSGQPFTDEMADRIIDDLNDTRIKRQGITLSGGDPLHPQNVPDILALVKRIRAECAGKDIWVWTGYRLDELSDAQKDVVDLINVLVDGKFVQDLKDPALIWRGSSNQVVHHLR
- the nrdD_1 gene encoding anaerobic ribonucleoside-triphosphate reductase, whose product is MLKASKKHRKVAEEWQIPDADGYAHSRTEKECYDAFQSLEYEVNTLHTANGQTPFVTFGFGLGTSWESRLIQQSILRNRISGLGKNRKTAVFPKLVFAIRDGLNHKFGDANYDIKQLALECASKRMYPDILNYDQVVKVTGSFKTPMGCRSFLGVYEDENGEQVHDGRNNLGVISLNLPRIALEAKGNEEAFWNLLDERLVLARKALMTRIARLEGVKARVAPILYMEGACGVRLKADDDVSEIFKNGRASISLGYIGIHETINALFGDQHVYDSEALRAKGVAIVQRLRDAVDLWKDETGYGFSLYSTPSENLCDRFCRLDTAEFGVVDGVTDKGYYTNSFHLDVEKKVNPYDKIDFEAAYPPVASGGFICYGEYPNIQHNLKALEDVWDYSYQHVPYYGTNTPIDECYECGFTGEFECTSKGFTCPKCGNHDAARVSVTRRVCGYLGSPDARPFNAGKQEEVKRRVKHLGNGQIG
- the nrdD_2 gene encoding anaerobic ribonucleoside-triphosphate reductase, translating into MTPHVMKRDGCKVPFKSERIKEAILRAAKAAGVDDADYCATVAEIVSQQMNERSQVDINEIQTAVENQLMSGPHKQLARAYIEYRHDRDIQREKRGRLNQEIRGLVEQTNSALLNENANKDSKVIPTQRDLLAGIVAKHYARQHLLPRDVVQAHERGEIHYHDLDYSPFFPMFNCMLIDLKGMLTHGFKMGNAEIEPPKSISTATAVTAQIIAQVASHIYGGTTINRIDEVLAPFVAESFKKTP
- the malL gene encoding trehalose-6-phosphate hydrolase produces the protein MNRWIDLCDNVATINVAAALQDPDSVFYTYQTLIQLRKTLPVLTWGDYQDLLPEHPSLWCYRRQWQGQTLIVAANLSRECQQWHPTAQEGNWRVVLSNYDEAANTLAAMTLRPLRSPSGGCKTDEKRRTILLLPGVTSMF
- the treA_1 gene encoding trehalose-6-phosphate hydrolase, with the protein product MNTLPHWWQNGVIYQIYPKSFQDTTGSGTGDLRGVTQRLDYLKTLGIDAIWLTPFYISPQVDNGYDVANYTAIDPAYGTLDDFDELVAQAHTRGIRIVLDMVLNHTSTQHAWFRESLNKASPYRQFYIWRDGTPDALPNNWRSKFGGNAWRWHAESEQYYLHLFAPEQADLNWENTEVRAELKKVCEFWADRGVDGLRLDVINLISKQQDFPDDNLGDGRRFYTDGPRVHEFLQEMSRDVFTPRALMTVGEMSSTSLENCQQYAALDGRELSMTFNFHHLKVDYPNGEKWTQALPDFVALKTLFSHWQQGMHNKAWNALFWCNHDQPRIVSRFGDEGEYRVPAAKMLGMVLHGMQGTPYIYQGEEIGMTNPHFTRITDYRDVESHNMFAENREKGRETDELLAILASKSRDNGRTPMQWDASQHGGFTQGEPLDRSLR
- the treB gene encoding trehalose(maltose)-specific PTS system components IIBC, whose amino-acid sequence is MSKVKQTDIDQLIVLVGGRENIATVSHCITRLRFVLNDPAKADPKAIENLSMVKGCFTNAGQFQVVIGTEVGDYYQALLATTGHSSADKEQAKKAARQNMKWHEQLISHFAEIFFPLLPALISGGLILGFRNVIGDVPISDGKTLAQMYPALQSIYDFLWLIGEAIFFYLPVGICWSAVRKMGGTPILGIVLGITLVSPQLMNAYLLGQQVPDVWNFGMFTIAKVGYQAQVIPALLAGLALGFIETRLKRIVPDYLYLVVVPVCSLILAVFLAHAFIGPFGRMIGDGVAFAVRHLMTGSFAPIGAALFGFLYAPLVITGVHQTTLAIDMQMIQSLGGTPVWPLIALSNIAQASAVTGIIIVSRKHNEREISVPAAISAYLGVTEPAMYGINLKYRFPMLCAMIGSGLAALLCGLNGVMANGIGVGGLPGILSIQPAYWQVFALATAIAVIVPMALTTVVYQRKFRQGTLQIV
- the treR_1 gene encoding trehalose repressor, translated to MKQGYDQVASVLTPHTTALICATDTLALGASKYLQEQRIDNLQLASVGSTPLMKFLHPEIITVDPGYAEAGHQAAAQLIEQINGRSEPRQIVIPAKIA